A single genomic interval of Pangasianodon hypophthalmus isolate fPanHyp1 chromosome 8, fPanHyp1.pri, whole genome shotgun sequence harbors:
- the LOC113546128 gene encoding dual specificity protein phosphatase 26, with protein sequence MSYRSKYNDSRSAKIEIDFTSPVMAVMGVEQLLFSGRAINSPANEVWPRLYIGDMGFAENRAGLRRQNFTHVLNCAHSSRRGDDFYSGMGITYLGIEAHDSPAYDMSVNFNTGAEFIHNALRTGGKILVHCHVGVSRSATIVLAYLMLKHNMTLVEAINTVKQGRGIIPNRGFLRQLVDLHIKLYGYRS encoded by the exons ATGTCCTACAGGTCCAAATATAACGATTCACGCTCTGCGAAAATAGAGATCGATTTCACCTCGCCTGTTATGGCAGTGATGGGAGTCGAGCAGCTCCTGTTTTCCGGGAGAGCGATCAACAGTCCTGCTAATGAGGTCTGGCCCAGACTTTATATAGGAGACAT GGGTTTCGCAGAGAATCGTGCCGGGCTTCGCAGGCAAAACTTCACTCACGTGCTGAACTGTGCTCACAGCTCCAGGCGAGGTGACGACTTTTACTCCGGAATGGGAATCACATATCTGGGCATCGAAGCTCACGACTCTCCTGCCTATGACATGAGCGTCAACTTTAATACAGGAGCAGAGTTCATTCATAATGCGCTCAGGACGGGAG GGAAAATCCTGGTGCACTGCCACGTGGGCGTGAGTCGCTCGGCCACCATCGTGCTGGCGTACCTGATGCTGAAGCACAACATGACCCTGGTGGAGGCCATCAACACGGTTAAACAAGGGAGAGGGATCATACCCAACCGGGGCTTCCTCCGACAGCTCGTCGACCTGCACATCAAACTATACGGCTACAGATCCTGA
- the rsph14 gene encoding radial spoke head 14 homolog translates to MASTRISERLPPLTDPSRAPVAFGKRALPKLMTELQAEERKIRQGALCSLCDLLHDPERAYEALHHGCLERLKMLLKDEDGVVRTKTTEVLYQLVTHSVGREAVLQCDALGPLSELLDEPEDACRENVHRVLQMLSEFPAAVVRMVSLGLVPRLVMKVPVERENIRELVLSTLSCCMRLDALPALASDAVPVLKEQLHHPSTHIRRAASSATMAISVPAEGKVRVCEEEVVPVLVKLLSDDDSEVRANAAGALMYTAVITRGKYQALEAGAVPPLLCLVDSEDVASCANALRALTCLAEAPSGRARLIHNLPQLEARLSHPASVVQKAAATAIQVISWTP, encoded by the exons ATGGCCAGTACACGGATTTCAGAGCGCTTGCCGCCGCTCACTGACCCGTCTCGCGCTCCGGTGGCGTTCGGTAAGCGCGCGCTCCCGAAGCTGATGACAGAGCTGCAGGCTGAGGAGCGGAAAATCCGCCAGGGGGCGCTGTGTTCCCTCTGTGACCTGCTGCACGACCCGGAGCGGGCATACGAGGCCCTGCATCACG GTTGTTTAGAGAGACTGAAGATGTTGCTGAAGGATGAGGACGGCGTGGTGAGGACGAAAACGACTGAGGTGCTTTATCAGCTGGTCACACACAGCGTGGGGAG agaggCCGTTCTGCAGTGCGACGCGCTCGGGCCTCTGTCAGAGCTTTTAGACGAGCCGGAGGACGCCTGCCGTGAGAACGTGCACCGCGTGTTACAGATGTTGTCCGAGTTTCCTGCAGCTGTGGTGCGTATGGTGTCTCTGGGGCTGGTGCCGAGGCTCGTGATGAAGGTCCCGGTGGAGCGCGAGAACATCAGGGAGCTCGTCCTGTCCACGCTGAGCTGCTGCATGAGACTGGACGCTCTCCCCGCTCTGGCCAGCGACGCCGTGCCCGTCCTGAAGGAGCAGCTGCACCACCCGTCCACACACATCCGCCGCGCCGCCTCCTCCGCCACCATGGCCATCAG TGTCCCTGCGGAGGGGaaggtgagggtgtgtgaggagGAGGTTGTCCCCGTGTtggtgaagctgctctctgacgACGACTCGGAGGTCAGAGCCAACGCTGCCGGAGCCCTGATGTACACCGCCGTCATCACCcgag GTAAATATCAGGCTCTGGAGGCCGGCGCCGTTCCTCCTCTGCTGTGTTTGGTGGACAGCGAGGACGTCGCGTCGTGTGCTAACGCTCTCCGCGCGCTCACTTGTCTGGCCGAAGCCCCGAGCGGCCGAGCACGACTGATCCACAACCTGCCTCAGCTGGAGGCGCGACTCAGCCACCCCGCCTCCGTCGTCCAGAAAGCCGCAGCCACCGCCATCCAGGTCATCTCCTGGACCCCCTGA